The following coding sequences are from one Mycobacterium bourgelatii window:
- a CDS encoding FtsX-like permease family protein: MRPGSGIAAAASRLRLFSLRELAVHRRRTFASIAVMAVSAMYLVAIFGVFGSIRESVNRLSHGIAGVAELEVSGITDAGFPDSIRADVAAVPGVENAVPMIRTSASTASGPVLLLGADANVAALRGALKDAVVEHGLAGPAPAQAPNGVRVGPGVGHAKGESFQLGSGSVTVTEVLTGKRLGALNEGHYVLAPLALAQHVTGREGQLDSILITTKPGTDLSAVRTEVTAAVKGRALVAEPSMRGARAGDGVKLMNYMGLMGAMVALAVGAFLVYTTATMAITQRRPVISMLRAIGGRRVTIVRDMLAEAAILGLIGGAIGSALGILLGRMAIGRLPAAITQGLEARIEYWLPPYAIPVTVLATALTSVAASAMAARQVYKVSPIEALAPVGVSAADRVPRWLRVGCGLAAVVVLAASIAVVANQRGVLAFIAMSAVFCAEIALGFALTVPIVRVTAATARVFGSVGALAAATIERAPRRVWATVMTVLIAVVTTVAITGTNTDMIRSARGIFAPVANVPVWVSADPPDRYPTSVLPQGLSATVAEVPGVARVTEGAFAFAVVGGTRVLLDGFSPGTADALYRALDAKVRDDVLAGRGVVLSQDLGKTLDVRIGDPLRLQTPRGVQQVPVLALVPFFSTVIGTVGMSLERLRAWFDRPAATTLQITAAPGVNAERLLADVRRAVPSPYHVYDGRAELAGLEAPLHQSMFIANAVWIIVALVAAVALLNTLTLSVLERRREIGVLRAMGSSRPFTLRMVLAEAAGIGVVGGVLGLIFGLTDQWLFSLVSGDMMNFQVGFQPSYMALVFTVGALVLSLLGSLPPALRAARLNIIEAVSVE; the protein is encoded by the coding sequence GTGAGACCCGGGTCGGGGATCGCCGCCGCGGCAAGCCGGTTGCGGCTGTTCAGCCTGCGCGAGCTCGCGGTGCATCGGCGGCGCACGTTCGCCTCGATCGCCGTTATGGCCGTCTCCGCAATGTATCTGGTCGCCATCTTCGGTGTCTTCGGATCGATCAGGGAGTCGGTCAACCGGCTTTCGCACGGCATCGCCGGCGTCGCCGAACTGGAAGTCTCGGGCATCACCGATGCGGGATTTCCGGACAGCATCAGGGCGGACGTCGCCGCGGTGCCCGGCGTGGAGAACGCGGTGCCGATGATCCGGACCTCGGCGTCCACGGCGTCGGGACCGGTCCTGCTGCTGGGTGCGGACGCAAACGTCGCCGCGTTGCGGGGGGCCCTGAAAGATGCCGTCGTCGAGCATGGTTTGGCTGGACCGGCCCCGGCTCAGGCGCCGAACGGTGTTCGGGTGGGCCCGGGCGTCGGCCACGCCAAAGGCGAGTCCTTCCAGCTGGGTTCGGGTTCGGTCACCGTCACCGAGGTGCTCACGGGCAAGCGTCTTGGCGCCCTGAACGAGGGGCACTACGTCCTTGCCCCGCTTGCGTTGGCGCAGCACGTCACCGGGCGAGAGGGACAGCTCGACTCGATCCTGATCACCACGAAACCGGGCACCGACCTCAGTGCAGTCCGCACCGAGGTCACCGCAGCCGTCAAGGGACGAGCGCTCGTCGCGGAACCGAGCATGCGCGGCGCCCGGGCGGGTGACGGCGTCAAGCTGATGAACTACATGGGCCTGATGGGCGCCATGGTCGCATTGGCGGTCGGCGCCTTCCTGGTCTACACCACGGCCACCATGGCGATCACCCAGCGCCGGCCCGTCATCTCAATGCTGCGCGCGATCGGCGGGCGACGCGTCACCATCGTGCGCGACATGCTTGCCGAGGCCGCGATTCTCGGCCTGATCGGCGGAGCTATCGGATCAGCGTTGGGAATACTGCTGGGCCGCATGGCGATTGGCCGATTGCCCGCGGCGATCACCCAGGGACTGGAAGCCCGCATCGAATACTGGCTGCCCCCCTACGCCATACCGGTCACCGTGCTCGCCACCGCGCTCACCAGCGTGGCCGCCTCCGCGATGGCCGCCCGGCAGGTGTACAAGGTGTCGCCGATCGAGGCGCTGGCGCCGGTCGGGGTGTCGGCCGCCGACCGGGTACCCCGCTGGCTGCGGGTCGGGTGCGGGTTGGCGGCGGTCGTCGTGCTGGCGGCGTCGATCGCGGTGGTGGCCAACCAACGAGGGGTGTTGGCCTTCATCGCAATGTCGGCCGTGTTCTGCGCCGAGATCGCGCTCGGCTTCGCACTTACGGTGCCGATCGTCCGAGTCACCGCCGCAACGGCACGGGTGTTCGGGTCGGTGGGGGCACTCGCGGCGGCGACCATCGAACGCGCGCCGCGCCGGGTCTGGGCCACGGTGATGACGGTGCTCATCGCCGTGGTCACCACGGTGGCGATCACCGGCACCAACACCGACATGATCCGATCGGCTCGCGGCATCTTCGCCCCAGTCGCGAATGTCCCGGTGTGGGTGAGCGCGGATCCCCCGGATCGCTACCCCACCAGCGTTCTGCCGCAGGGTCTTTCCGCGACGGTGGCCGAGGTGCCGGGGGTGGCCCGCGTCACCGAGGGCGCGTTCGCCTTCGCCGTGGTCGGCGGTACCCGGGTACTGCTCGACGGATTCTCCCCCGGAACCGCCGATGCGCTCTACCGCGCGCTCGACGCGAAGGTGCGCGACGACGTGCTGGCCGGCCGCGGCGTGGTGCTCTCGCAGGATCTGGGTAAGACTCTGGACGTCCGGATTGGCGACCCGCTTCGCCTGCAAACGCCGCGCGGCGTGCAGCAGGTGCCCGTGCTGGCCCTGGTGCCGTTCTTTTCGACCGTGATCGGGACCGTCGGCATGAGCCTGGAACGGCTGCGCGCATGGTTCGATCGCCCTGCGGCGACCACGCTGCAAATCACCGCGGCGCCCGGCGTCAACGCGGAACGACTGCTGGCCGACGTCCGTCGTGCGGTGCCGAGCCCCTACCACGTGTACGACGGTCGCGCCGAACTCGCCGGCCTGGAAGCGCCGCTACACCAGAGCATGTTCATCGCCAACGCCGTCTGGATCATCGTCGCGCTGGTCGCCGCGGTCGCGCTGCTCAACACCCTGACGCTGTCGGTTCTGGAAAGACGCCGCGAGATCGGTGTTTTGCGCGCAATGGGATCGAGTCGCCCCTTCACGTTACGGATGGTGCTGGCCGAGGCTGCGGGCATCGGTGTCGTCGGCGGGGTCTTGGGCCTGATTTTCGGCCTGACGGACCAGTGGCTGTTCAGCCTCGTCAGCGGGGACATGATGAATTTTCAGGTGGGCTTCCAGCCGAGCTACATGGCCCTCGTCTTCACCGTCGGCGCGCTGGTGCTGAGCCTGCTCGGCTCCCTGCCGCCGGCGCTCCGCGCCGCGCGGCTGAACATAATCGAGGCCGTCAGCGTCGAATAA
- a CDS encoding ABC transporter ATP-binding protein has translation MGRDAPNAGLDIQLHNVVRRYQVGGQTVRALDEISLGLHGGQFVSIVGPSGAGKSTLLHLLGALDSPDSGSITFDGDEIGRLSDEERSEFRHHRVGFIFQFFNLLPTLSAWENVAVPRLLDGVRLRKAKPAAIRLLDRVGLGNRIDHRPAELSGGQMQRVAVARALMMDPPLILADEPTGNLDSATGASILALLAEMAHDDDRGRLVVMVTHNADAAAATDRVITLQDGRVGSDELSAVPG, from the coding sequence ATGGGTCGCGACGCACCCAACGCTGGGTTGGACATCCAACTCCACAATGTGGTGCGCCGATACCAAGTCGGCGGTCAGACCGTCCGTGCCCTCGACGAAATCAGCCTTGGACTGCACGGCGGGCAGTTTGTGTCGATCGTCGGCCCGTCGGGGGCGGGCAAGAGCACATTGCTGCACTTGCTCGGCGCGTTGGACTCCCCCGATTCGGGGTCGATCACCTTCGATGGCGACGAGATCGGTCGTCTCAGCGACGAGGAGCGGTCGGAGTTCCGCCATCACCGCGTCGGTTTCATATTCCAGTTCTTCAATCTGCTGCCGACCCTGTCGGCATGGGAGAACGTCGCGGTGCCGCGACTGCTCGACGGCGTCCGATTACGCAAGGCCAAACCGGCTGCCATCCGGTTGCTGGACCGGGTCGGGCTGGGCAATCGGATCGACCACCGACCCGCCGAACTGTCCGGCGGGCAAATGCAGCGGGTCGCCGTCGCCCGCGCGCTGATGATGGATCCCCCGTTGATCCTGGCCGACGAACCGACTGGAAACCTCGACTCCGCCACGGGCGCCTCGATCTTGGCGTTGCTGGCCGAGATGGCCCACGACGACGACCGCGGCCGACTCGTGGTGATGGTGACCCACAACGCGGACGCCGCGGCCGCGACGGACCGCGTGATCACGCTGCAGGATGGCCGCGTCGGTTCCGACGAGTTGTCGGCGGTCCCAGGGTGA
- a CDS encoding MarR family winged helix-turn-helix transcriptional regulator, with protein sequence MAASSKPDPIAAARANWERAGWSDVAEGMVAVTSVMRAHQILLARVEAALRPYDLSFSRFELLRLLAFSRTGALPITKASDRLQVHVTSVTHAIRRLEADGLVRRVPHPTDGRTTLVEITDLGRSTVEDATVTLNEQVFADIGMSDEESRALVSSIETLRRNAGDF encoded by the coding sequence GTGGCCGCCTCGTCGAAGCCTGATCCCATCGCGGCCGCCCGCGCCAACTGGGAGCGCGCCGGGTGGTCCGACGTGGCGGAGGGCATGGTCGCGGTGACGTCGGTCATGCGGGCGCACCAGATTCTGTTGGCGCGCGTCGAGGCCGCGCTACGGCCGTATGACCTGAGCTTCTCCCGATTCGAACTGCTGCGATTGTTGGCCTTCAGTCGCACCGGCGCGTTGCCGATCACCAAGGCGTCCGACCGGCTGCAGGTGCACGTCACCAGCGTCACCCACGCGATCCGCCGCCTGGAGGCAGACGGGTTGGTGCGGCGGGTGCCGCATCCCACCGACGGCCGAACCACGCTGGTAGAGATCACCGACCTGGGTCGCTCGACCGTCGAGGACGCCACCGTCACGCTCAACGAGCAGGTGTTCGCCGACATCGGCATGTCCGACGAGGAATCGCGGGCATTGGTGTCGTCCATCGAGACGCTGCGCCGCAATGCGGGCGATTTCTAA
- the mmsB gene encoding 3-hydroxyisobutyrate dehydrogenase, whose protein sequence is MTEHLTVAFLGLGNMGGPMSANLVAAKHAVRGFDPVPAAAAAAEAGGATLFDSAADAVAGADVVITMLPNGDVVKRCYAEVLPAARENALFIDSSTISVNDAREVHSLAQSHGMQQVDAPVSGGVKGAVAGTLAFMVGGEDSAVERARAVLEPMAGKIIHCGAAGAGQAAKVCNNMVLAVQQIAIGEAFVLAEKLGLSAQSLFDVITGATGNCWAVHTNCPVPGPVPTSPANNDFKPGFAAALMNKDLGLAMDAVAATGSSAPLGSHAAEIYTEFIASDAANAGKDFSAVIEALRGG, encoded by the coding sequence GTGACTGAGCATCTGACGGTCGCGTTCCTCGGGCTCGGCAACATGGGTGGTCCGATGTCGGCGAATCTCGTTGCGGCCAAGCATGCTGTGCGTGGATTCGACCCGGTACCAGCAGCCGCCGCCGCAGCGGAAGCCGGCGGCGCCACGCTGTTCGACAGCGCCGCCGATGCCGTCGCCGGCGCCGACGTCGTCATCACCATGCTGCCCAACGGTGACGTGGTCAAGCGTTGTTACGCCGAGGTGCTTCCGGCCGCGCGCGAGAACGCGTTGTTCATCGACAGCTCCACGATTTCGGTGAACGACGCTCGCGAAGTCCACTCGCTGGCCCAGTCGCACGGCATGCAGCAAGTCGACGCCCCGGTCTCCGGCGGCGTGAAGGGCGCCGTGGCCGGGACGCTGGCATTCATGGTCGGCGGCGAAGATTCGGCGGTGGAACGGGCCCGCGCCGTGCTGGAACCCATGGCCGGCAAGATCATTCACTGCGGCGCGGCCGGCGCGGGGCAGGCCGCCAAGGTGTGCAACAACATGGTGCTGGCCGTACAGCAGATCGCGATCGGCGAGGCCTTCGTGCTGGCCGAGAAGCTCGGACTGTCGGCGCAGTCGCTGTTCGACGTCATCACCGGCGCCACCGGCAATTGCTGGGCGGTCCACACCAACTGCCCCGTCCCAGGCCCGGTTCCGACCTCCCCGGCCAACAACGACTTCAAGCCGGGATTCGCGGCCGCCTTGATGAACAAAGACTTGGGTCTGGCCATGGACGCCGTTGCCGCCACGGGTTCCTCGGCCCCGCTCGGCAGCCACGCCGCCGAGATCTACACCGAGTTCATCGCCTCCGACGCCGCCAACGCCGGCAAGGACTTCAGCGCCGTGATCGAGGCGCTGCGCGGCGGCTGA
- a CDS encoding isobutyryl-CoA dehydrogenase has protein sequence MFTLTHEERVITETAAAFAEKRMAPYALEWDASHHFPTDVLREAAELGMAAIYCRDDVGGSGLRRLDGVRIFEQLAIADPVTAAFLSIHNMCSWMIDSFGTEEQRKSWIPRLASMDAIASYCLTEPGAGSDASALSTRAVKQGGDYVLDGVKQFISGAGASDVYVVMARTGSEGPRGISAFIVEKGTPGLSFGALEEKMGWNAQPTAQVIFDGVRIPADAMLGGADGEGTGFGIAMNGLNGGRLNIAACSLGGAQAAYKKAGAYVRDRQAFGGSLLDEPTIRFTLADMATGLETSRMMLWRAATALDENDADKVELCAMAKRYVTDTCFDVADKALQLHGGYGYLREYGLEKIVRDLRVHRILEGTNEIMRVVIGRAESARFRASA, from the coding sequence ATGTTTACCCTCACCCATGAAGAGCGGGTGATCACCGAAACGGCGGCCGCCTTTGCCGAGAAGCGGATGGCTCCCTATGCACTGGAATGGGATGCCAGCCACCACTTTCCCACCGACGTGCTGCGCGAGGCAGCCGAGCTGGGGATGGCGGCCATCTACTGCCGCGACGACGTGGGCGGCAGCGGACTACGCCGCCTCGACGGGGTGCGCATCTTCGAACAGTTGGCTATCGCCGACCCCGTCACCGCCGCCTTCCTGTCCATCCACAACATGTGCTCGTGGATGATCGACAGCTTCGGCACCGAGGAACAACGCAAGAGCTGGATCCCCCGGCTGGCCAGCATGGACGCCATCGCCAGCTACTGCCTGACCGAGCCCGGCGCCGGATCGGACGCCAGCGCGCTGAGCACGCGAGCCGTCAAGCAAGGTGGCGACTACGTGCTCGACGGCGTCAAGCAGTTCATTTCCGGTGCCGGCGCGTCCGACGTCTACGTGGTGATGGCAAGAACGGGCAGTGAAGGCCCGCGCGGGATCTCCGCCTTCATCGTCGAAAAGGGCACTCCCGGACTGAGTTTCGGTGCGCTAGAAGAGAAGATGGGCTGGAACGCCCAGCCCACCGCGCAGGTGATCTTCGACGGTGTCCGCATCCCCGCCGACGCGATGTTGGGCGGCGCGGACGGCGAGGGCACCGGCTTCGGTATCGCGATGAACGGCCTCAACGGCGGCCGGCTCAACATCGCGGCCTGCTCGCTGGGCGGCGCCCAGGCGGCCTACAAGAAGGCCGGCGCGTACGTGCGCGATCGCCAGGCGTTCGGCGGCAGCCTGCTCGACGAGCCGACCATCCGGTTCACCCTGGCCGACATGGCCACCGGGCTGGAAACTTCGCGGATGATGTTGTGGCGGGCGGCAACTGCGCTGGATGAAAACGACGCCGACAAGGTCGAGCTGTGCGCGATGGCCAAACGCTACGTGACCGACACGTGCTTCGACGTCGCCGACAAGGCGCTGCAATTGCACGGCGGCTACGGTTACCTGCGTGAATACGGGCTGGAGAAGATCGTCCGCGACCTCCGGGTGCATCGAATTCTGGAAGGGACCAACGAAATCATGCGGGTCGTCATCGGCCGGGCCGAGTCCGCACGGTTCCGGGCGAGTGCGTAG
- a CDS encoding CoA-acylating methylmalonate-semialdehyde dehydrogenase, giving the protein MTTQIPHFIDGQRTTGQSTRTADVFNPSTGEVQSKVLMASQADIDAAVASAVEAQKGWAAWNPQRRARVLMRFIELVNKNIDELAELLSLEHGKTLADARGDIQRGIEVVEFCIGIPHLLKGDYTEGAGPGIDVYSLRQPLGVVAGITPFNFPAMIPLWKAGPAIACGNAFVLKPSERDPSVPVRLAELFLEAGLPPGVFQVVHGDKEAVDAILHHPDIQAVGFVGSSDIAHYIYSTAAANGKRSQCFGGAKNHMIVMPDADLDQAVDALIGAGYGSAGERCMAISVAVPVGEQTAERLRARLIERINNLRVGHSLDPKADYGPLVTEAALARVRDYIGQGVEAGAEIVIDGRERTSDDLAYGDANLEGGFFIGPTLFDHVTTDMSIYTDEIFGPVLCIVRAHDYEEALRLPSEHEYGNGVAVFTRDGDTARDFVSRVQVGMVGVNVPIPVPVAYHTFGGWKRSGFGDLNQHGTASIQFYTKVKTVTSRWPSGIKDGAEFVIPTMN; this is encoded by the coding sequence ATGACCACTCAAATTCCGCACTTTATCGATGGGCAGCGCACCACCGGGCAGTCCACCCGCACCGCTGACGTCTTCAACCCCAGCACCGGCGAGGTCCAGTCGAAGGTGCTGATGGCGTCGCAGGCCGACATCGACGCCGCGGTAGCCTCCGCGGTAGAAGCCCAAAAAGGTTGGGCCGCTTGGAATCCGCAGCGCCGCGCCCGGGTGTTGATGCGATTCATCGAGCTGGTCAACAAGAACATCGACGAGCTGGCCGAGCTGCTGTCCCTCGAGCACGGCAAGACGCTGGCCGATGCCCGCGGCGACATCCAGCGCGGCATCGAAGTCGTCGAGTTCTGCATCGGAATCCCCCACCTCCTCAAGGGCGACTACACCGAAGGCGCCGGGCCGGGCATCGACGTCTACTCGCTGCGCCAGCCCCTTGGTGTGGTCGCCGGGATCACCCCGTTCAACTTCCCGGCGATGATCCCGCTGTGGAAGGCGGGCCCGGCCATAGCCTGCGGGAACGCGTTCGTGCTCAAGCCCAGCGAGCGCGACCCGTCGGTTCCGGTGCGGCTGGCCGAGCTGTTCCTCGAGGCCGGGCTGCCGCCGGGGGTGTTCCAGGTCGTGCACGGCGACAAGGAAGCCGTCGACGCCATCCTGCACCACCCCGACATTCAGGCCGTCGGCTTCGTCGGCAGCTCCGACATCGCGCATTACATCTATTCGACGGCCGCGGCCAACGGCAAGCGGTCCCAGTGCTTCGGCGGCGCCAAGAACCACATGATCGTCATGCCCGATGCGGACCTCGACCAGGCCGTCGACGCACTGATCGGCGCCGGATACGGCAGCGCCGGCGAACGCTGCATGGCGATCAGCGTCGCCGTACCCGTTGGCGAACAGACCGCAGAACGCCTGCGCGCCAGGCTGATTGAGCGCATCAACAACCTGCGGGTGGGACACAGCCTGGACCCCAAGGCCGACTACGGCCCGCTGGTCACCGAGGCCGCGCTGGCCCGGGTGCGCGACTACATCGGCCAGGGTGTTGAGGCGGGCGCCGAGATCGTCATCGACGGGCGCGAGCGCACCAGCGACGACCTCGCCTACGGCGACGCCAACTTGGAGGGCGGGTTCTTCATCGGCCCCACCCTCTTCGACCACGTCACCACCGACATGTCGATCTACACCGACGAGATCTTCGGCCCGGTGCTCTGCATCGTTCGCGCCCATGACTACGAGGAAGCCCTGCGGTTGCCCTCCGAGCACGAGTACGGCAACGGCGTGGCGGTCTTCACCCGCGACGGCGACACCGCCCGCGACTTCGTCTCGCGAGTCCAGGTGGGGATGGTCGGCGTCAACGTGCCGATCCCGGTGCCGGTGGCCTATCACACCTTCGGCGGCTGGAAGCGTTCCGGCTTCGGCGATCTCAACCAGCACGGGACCGCGTCGATCCAGTTCTACACCAAGGTCAAGACCGTCACGTCGCGGTGGCCTTCCGGCATCAAGGATGGCGCCGAATTCGTCATCCCCACAATGAATTAA
- a CDS encoding LLM class F420-dependent oxidoreductase, which translates to MRLSGVGVWSGPLRYGDSGEAAEAAAELEELGFSALWIPDVGGGRLFEAVENLLGATKRAVIATGILNIWMHEPAEAAASFAGLTADHGDRFLLGIGVSHARLIDAKEPGRYRKPLAAVTAFLDGLDAAERPVPRDSRVIAALGPKMLRLAAERAAGTHPYLVTPEHTAQVRQELGEGPLVLPEQTVILCEDRESARAVGVDWLRNYLSLPNYANNLRRLGFSDEDIEAVSDRLFDAIIAWGDEDAVLSRIEEHRSAGADHVCVQALDADPRALPREQWRRIGAALR; encoded by the coding sequence ATGAGGCTCTCGGGCGTCGGCGTGTGGAGTGGGCCGCTGCGGTACGGCGACAGCGGCGAGGCAGCCGAGGCCGCCGCAGAATTGGAGGAACTGGGCTTCTCGGCACTGTGGATTCCCGACGTGGGCGGCGGCCGGCTCTTCGAAGCCGTGGAAAACCTGTTGGGGGCGACGAAGCGCGCGGTGATCGCGACCGGGATCCTCAACATCTGGATGCACGAGCCCGCCGAGGCTGCCGCTTCGTTTGCCGGGTTGACCGCCGACCACGGCGACCGATTCCTGCTGGGCATCGGCGTCAGCCATGCCCGGTTGATCGACGCCAAGGAGCCCGGCCGCTACCGCAAGCCGCTGGCCGCCGTGACGGCGTTCCTGGACGGATTGGACGCCGCGGAACGTCCGGTGCCCCGGGACAGTCGGGTGATCGCCGCGCTCGGTCCCAAGATGTTGCGCTTGGCGGCCGAACGCGCCGCCGGCACTCACCCCTACCTGGTGACACCCGAACACACCGCGCAGGTCCGCCAGGAACTGGGTGAGGGACCGCTGGTGCTACCGGAGCAGACGGTGATCCTCTGCGAGGATCGGGAATCGGCCAGGGCCGTGGGAGTCGACTGGCTGCGGAACTATCTGTCGCTGCCGAACTACGCCAACAACCTTCGCCGCCTTGGCTTTTCGGACGAAGACATCGAGGCCGTGAGCGACCGTCTGTTCGATGCGATCATCGCGTGGGGAGACGAAGACGCGGTGCTGAGCCGAATCGAGGAACACCGGTCGGCCGGGGCCGACCACGTGTGTGTCCAGGCGCTGGACGCCGATCCGAGGGCGTTGCCCCGCGAGCAGTGGCGGCGGATCGGCGCCGCGCTGCGGTAG
- a CDS encoding maleylpyruvate isomerase N-terminal domain-containing protein → MEGATKADILAALDDSGERFVSLVRGLDPDRSARPVPGLAWTAVETAAHVVTVLGRLLGDRRRATTNEAVAELNATCLSEYTDRDLNDVADRLEANLRTVIDRVYFKVDFDRQYPFHGGSTISAGGGARWILCELLVHGYDIAAATGNDWGIPAAAASIAIRGPAESMNRLVESKSCTRHRVHLGNDDTVEFLAPSAPRPGGDEPIDAQPDELLLGFFGRIEVSDPRLAVVLADLPHM, encoded by the coding sequence GTGGAAGGGGCAACCAAAGCCGATATCCTCGCCGCGCTCGACGACAGTGGGGAACGGTTCGTCTCGCTGGTCCGGGGGCTCGATCCGGATCGCTCCGCGCGGCCGGTGCCTGGGCTCGCCTGGACGGCCGTGGAGACCGCGGCGCACGTTGTGACCGTGCTCGGCAGGCTGCTTGGCGACCGTCGACGCGCCACCACAAACGAGGCGGTTGCCGAGCTGAATGCGACCTGTCTCTCGGAGTACACCGATCGAGATTTGAACGATGTCGCCGACCGGCTCGAGGCAAATCTGCGTACGGTGATCGACCGCGTCTACTTCAAAGTCGACTTCGACCGTCAGTATCCCTTCCACGGTGGATCAACGATCTCCGCCGGTGGTGGGGCTCGATGGATCTTGTGCGAACTGCTCGTCCACGGCTACGACATCGCCGCTGCAACCGGCAACGACTGGGGGATACCGGCCGCGGCGGCATCCATCGCGATTCGTGGCCCGGCTGAGTCGATGAATCGACTGGTTGAGAGCAAGAGTTGCACCCGACACCGGGTGCATCTGGGAAACGACGACACCGTCGAATTCCTCGCGCCCTCGGCACCCCGTCCTGGCGGCGATGAGCCGATCGACGCACAACCCGACGAGTTGCTCCTGGGGTTCTTCGGAAGGATTGAAGTGTCCGATCCGCGGTTGGCGGTGGTTCTGGCTGATCTGCCGCACATGTAG